ggaaaaataaagcattgcaTAAAATACtgtgtcaaaatattttttcaggctTACTGAACAGTAAATATGGCAGAGGATGGACAGAACATCGCAAATTAGCTGTAAATACCTTTCGAATTTTTGGATATGGTCAAAGGTCCTTTGAACACAAAATTTCTGAagaatctgtgttttttcttgatgCCATTGATACATACAAAGGCAGACCATTTGATCTTAAGCACTTGATAACAAATGCCGTTTCAAACATTACtaatctgattatttttggaGAACGTTTTACATATGAAGATACTGAATTTCAGCACATGATTGAGatttttagtgaaaatattGAATTAGCTGCTAGcgcttctgtatttttatataatgcTTTTCCGTGGATTGGTATCTTGCCATTTGGGAAACACcagcagctgtttaaaaatgcagctgaagtCTATGACTTTCTTCATGAGCTTATTGAACGTGTCTCTGAAAATAGGAAGCCTCAGTCACCTCGACATTTTGTAGATGCATATTTAGATGAGATGGACTGCAATGAAAATGATCCAGAATCTACATATTCAagagaaaacttaattttctctgtTGGAGAACTCATCATAGCTGGGACAGAAACCAcaacaaatgttttaagatgGGCAGTGTTATTTATGGCTCTTTATCCAAACATTCAAGGTAAGAATGCTGATATTTTGAGGAACTGATACACTTTCCTATTGccaatttaaaatgctttttcaaaataGTGAAGTTATCCATACTTGTAACTAAAAAGGAAGGTTTGTATATACTGTATATACTGTacttcattttccaaatatGCTATGGACAGATGtgaaaagctgattttatttgCGGATGAAGATATCAAAGTGAAGCATTGATAGTATTGATGATAGTATCTTAGAATattattaaattttgttttaaaactttttaaggagctttgattttttttccataaattatttctaatatatttaaatttagcaTTATGGTGCTTAATATTGGTTGGCAGGTGCACTAGCTGTAtgtagtaaaataataaaaaaaatgcaaatatgtataaaaataataaactaaataaataaaatggaaaagtatcagcaaaaatgttttggataATTGCTTAGGTACAATTTCATTTATCCTTAAGTGCCTCCACTCAAAATAGATTTAGGTATCACAGACATGTATATTTATACttctagaagaaagaaaaaaaacatttcaaaaatataagaTATGTTACAGACATTCTGAAGTAAGGCAGCACTAGATGTTTGAGTATCAGCCCAGACACTTTGTGTAGAAGTTTGGATATTAGAAGTGAGTAGTAACACTTCTTGTTTCACTGcttacagttttgcttttcctatcAAAATCTTAGACGTGCTAAGTTCAAGTAGGGACTTTCAGtatttggagaaaaagcagcataGATGACTCAAACTTGGAAAGTTACTATTTATACTTTGACCAAATAATATTGCTCTAACATCAATATGAACACCATTATTTTAGATTAGGGATGAAAACACTACCCATGTCTATAAGGCTATTAAGTTCTGCATAGGAACCAGATATCATTATAAATGAAAGatcatgttttcttctcatgGTAGTCGGTATATAACTgcactttctgattttctcagctatataatatatatctttttaatttaaatcaagtggacaaaacataattattctttttaaattagataAACTTTTATATTTAAGGCAAATACAgctctatttaaaaaacattgaaaattaagatatgtaataataaaaacatatgtCAAGACCTGACATTCAATAAACAGTAAAAAGCATTCAgattaaatatagaaaattgatgccaaagattttttattgctgttacgATAATTGTTTTTGGTTTCATATTCACTGAGCtggttaaaatatttgcttaagtAGAACTAAAGTGTTCTCAATGTCTTCTGACAGCCATAAtttcttacatattttcttattttcatttgttcaatGATTTTAGTTAGCTGATTAATTCATTGAACATGAGGTAACTTGttaaagattaaaaatcagGCAAATTTCGTCTTCTAGTTTAGGATTAAAAGTAAGCTGTAGCAgaactgaaatgtgttttgtaaaaACTTTGATAGACATTCTAAGGAGAAATACCTACTTTCAGTTCACTGAGTACAACTAATATTATTTTGTGGGAGCTTAAAACTAAGATTGCTACTTTTAAACAAGAAGCATACTTCAGaggttttaaaacagaagggtctaaaaaaaatattgcttataTGCTTCTGAGTTCCACTGATTCATCTTTATGCTTGATAGTAGTACAACTAGAAagtctaccaaaaaaaaaagaaaaaacattcaataaaattaaaaaaatatataatctgaTTAAAGATACTTAAGTTTTAGGTTGCATATATAAATTCTCTATATTTAGCTGAAAAGAAAGTATATCAAGTGTCATAAGTAATCGATAGGATAAGATTAACTAAGAACATCCTTACTCCTCTATTAAGAGCTGACCAAGATACTTATTCAATAGAGATCAGGAAAACTTAGTTTTGTCTCCTATAGCATTGGAGTTTTGTAGAGATCCACTTACCTAAAATAATCTTCTGATTCCAGATCTTATGGTATAAAGTTACTGATTCGGGATTCAAATTCAGTTCAcctggataaaaataaaaattgctattACCTTTTTACAATGTACACCAATACATCACTGCATTACAGAACGTACTTTCACTAAGCTGCttctcatctttttatttttatgtgaaatgttGTCACTTCATGTTGAAGAACCTGGTCATTCTGGTagaatttttctgtaatttcccAGATTTTTACTATCAATCCCACatgaactgtaaataaaaagaaaaaaatcagttttgttttagttaGGAGCTGTTTGacagttttaacaaaaaaaggtgtatcagggaaaaaaaaaaaaagagaaggtcTGGACACCTTTGAGATGATTTAAATAATGATCTTATGCCTgtgaagttaatttttaaaatagcttaaaaacAGAGACTGATTGaatttgttccttttcagtTAAATTCAGAATCTAGCTATAGCTGTCCCTCTTACCTGATACGCTACAATgagagattttcatttcaagagTAAATGACTTTACACTATGACAATTTCAAAGAATCAGCAGAATTATACAAATGAAATCTTAAGTAGGTAATTTCAGTGTTATTTGTGTCCACTCAGGTACTTAAAGTACATTATCTTTGCAGTGTCATGcttgtttccttcattttgaagagctccagaaataaaagtataCTCAAGTGAAAAGAGTATGTCAGagcatgttttcagtttttaatagtTGCTCTTTAAATGAAGATTACTGGTATATATGCTAATAAGAATTCCTACTAggtggaggaagaaaacaag
The genomic region above belongs to Cygnus olor isolate bCygOlo1 chromosome 5, bCygOlo1.pri.v2, whole genome shotgun sequence and contains:
- the LOC121071396 gene encoding vitamin D 25-hydroxylase, coding for MGGLLNSKYGRGWTEHRKLAVNTFRIFGYGQRSFEHKISEESVFFLDAIDTYKGRPFDLKHLITNAVSNITNLIIFGERFTYEDTEFQHMIEIFSENIELAASASVFLYNAFPWIGILPFGKHQQLFKNAAEVYDFLHELIERVSENRKPQSPRHFVDAYLDEMDCNENDPESTYSRENLIFSVGELIIAGTETTTNVLRWAVLFMALYPNIQGQVQKEIDLVIGPNKMPSLEEKCKMPYTEAVLHEVLRFCNIVPLGIFHATSKDTVVRGYSIPEGTTVITNLYSVHFDEKYWSNPEVFFPERFLDSSGQFVKKDAFVPFSLGRRHCLGEQLARMEMFLFFTSLLQRFHLCFPHGVIPDLKPRLGMTLQPQPYLICAERR